From one Streptomyces sp. ICC1 genomic stretch:
- the aspT gene encoding aspartate-alanine antiporter has product MGVLRDHPELALFLCLAVGYLVGKIRVGPITLGGICGTLIVSLLLGAWAKIEIDADVKTIFFALFIFALGYMAGPQFFANLNRKSMRFFALCFIELVSVLCLAYLLAKAFDLDVGTASGILAGAATESAVVGTATEAIGKLPDLTAEQIATYQGHVATAYTVCYLFGLVTIVIYTSQIMPMMLRINLQDASRALWEKMRGGGAGGGLESDEREALPGLVGRTHLVTLADGRTVGNLEAAFGGGVTVEAVRRGSKDLTPAPDLVLTLSDLVLVVGRRSEAIAAGRAIGPETPGIPGVDTPLATRQVAVTDRAVAGKSLEQIRATHAEFGRSGVYVTDVLRGEQHLPANPETVVERGDVVTLVGARSGLNRIVEKIGTVAKNDATDFIYLGLGIALGSLIGQIVVRLGGVPLSLGTGGGCLISGLLFGWFRSRRQTFGAFPPQAATTIKDMGLAVFIACTGLTSGPQAWPLLKEYGALLPFAGIAMVLVPATISLFVGRKLLKIEKPLLIGAIAGQQCSTPAITSITQVAQSSVPMLGYTITYALSNFLLPLTGPILVGVLGA; this is encoded by the coding sequence ATGGGTGTGCTGCGTGACCACCCCGAACTCGCCCTGTTCCTCTGCCTCGCGGTCGGCTACCTCGTCGGCAAGATACGCGTCGGCCCGATCACCCTCGGCGGCATCTGCGGCACGCTGATCGTCTCGCTGCTGCTCGGCGCCTGGGCCAAGATCGAGATCGACGCCGATGTGAAGACGATCTTCTTCGCACTCTTCATCTTCGCCCTCGGCTACATGGCCGGACCGCAGTTCTTCGCCAACCTCAACCGCAAGAGCATGCGCTTCTTCGCGCTCTGCTTCATCGAGCTCGTCAGCGTGCTCTGCCTGGCCTACCTGCTCGCCAAGGCCTTCGACCTCGACGTCGGCACCGCCTCCGGCATCCTCGCCGGCGCGGCCACCGAGTCCGCCGTCGTCGGCACCGCCACCGAGGCGATCGGCAAGCTGCCCGACCTGACGGCGGAGCAGATCGCCACCTACCAGGGCCACGTGGCCACCGCGTACACGGTCTGCTACCTCTTCGGCCTCGTCACCATCGTCATCTACACCAGCCAGATCATGCCGATGATGCTCCGGATCAACCTGCAGGACGCCTCGCGCGCACTGTGGGAGAAGATGCGCGGCGGCGGCGCCGGCGGCGGTCTGGAGAGCGACGAGCGCGAGGCGCTGCCCGGCCTGGTCGGGCGCACCCACCTGGTCACCCTCGCCGACGGCCGCACCGTCGGGAACCTCGAAGCGGCCTTCGGCGGCGGGGTCACCGTGGAGGCCGTCCGGCGCGGATCCAAGGACCTGACCCCCGCCCCCGACCTCGTCCTCACCCTCTCCGACCTCGTCCTCGTCGTCGGCCGGCGCTCCGAGGCCATCGCCGCCGGCCGGGCCATCGGTCCGGAGACCCCCGGAATCCCCGGCGTGGACACCCCGCTCGCCACCCGGCAGGTCGCGGTCACCGACCGGGCGGTCGCCGGCAAGTCGCTGGAGCAGATCCGGGCCACCCACGCGGAGTTCGGCCGCAGCGGCGTGTACGTGACCGACGTGCTCCGCGGCGAGCAGCACCTGCCCGCCAACCCGGAGACCGTCGTCGAGCGCGGTGATGTCGTCACCCTCGTGGGCGCCCGCTCGGGCCTGAACCGGATCGTCGAGAAGATCGGCACGGTGGCCAAGAACGACGCCACCGACTTCATCTACCTCGGTCTCGGCATCGCGCTCGGCTCGCTCATCGGCCAGATCGTGGTCCGCCTCGGCGGGGTACCGCTCTCGCTCGGCACCGGCGGCGGCTGCCTGATCTCGGGCCTGCTCTTCGGCTGGTTCCGCTCCCGCCGGCAGACCTTCGGCGCCTTCCCGCCGCAAGCCGCCACCACCATCAAGGACATGGGGCTCGCGGTCTTCATCGCCTGCACCGGGCTGACCTCGGGACCGCAGGCCTGGCCGCTGCTCAAGGAGTACGGGGCCCTGCTGCCGTTCGCGGGGATCGCCATGGTCCTCGTACCGGCCACGATCTCGCTGTTCGTCGGACGCAAGCTCCTGAAGATCGAGAAGCCGCTGCTGATCGGCGCCATCGCCGGGCAGCAGTGCTCCACGCCGGCCATCACCTCGATCACGCAGGTGGCCCAGAGCTCGGTGCCGATGCTCGGCTACACGATCACCTACGCCCTGTCGAACTTCCTGCTCCCACTGACGGGGCCGATCCTCGTCGGTGTCCTCGGCGCCTGA
- a CDS encoding AMP-dependent synthetase/ligase, translating into MPSPPEELVLPELLARNAAEHGDLPALSWREGDGWSTLSWSDVRRKVSVLASGYAALGVERGEHVLLMMGNRPEHWLTDLALVHLGAVPVTVYGTSAPEQVAHIARHSRARLAVVEGARELARWEPLLADPGVPLERLVVAEASEAGPHRTYGSLHASGARLHRPDAFEKAWRETRPEDPLTVVYTSGTTGDPKAVRLTHRNIMLQAVRLDRHIELPEHVEHICYLPFAHIAERILGIYLPLLRAAHVRLCADPAAVSVAVRELHPVQFFGVPRVWEKLAASVRAVLGRLPEEQRLAIEAANDLARARAGHRERGQEVPAALEASYASAKERVLDPLLILAGLDRLVWTASATAPMPIDVVRFWAGWGITIMDAWGLTETGGVCTVNSPDGFRLGSVGRPIEGLELRLADDGEIFTRGETVFGGYMLPDGTVESASDGEGWFPTGDVGRLDEDGFLWLTDRKKELIITSNGKNVSPALVENTVKEHPLIGQALVHGDGRSYLVALLVLDPELAPAWAAARGIEAAGPAGLADLAAHPAVREEVARAVEAANARLNRTEQIKRYRLLTEEWGPESGELTPSLKLRRRVVREKYGALIDGLYDEPGDGTE; encoded by the coding sequence CTGCCCTCACCTCCCGAAGAGCTCGTCCTGCCCGAGCTGCTGGCGCGCAACGCCGCCGAGCACGGTGATCTGCCCGCCCTGTCGTGGCGCGAGGGTGACGGCTGGTCCACCCTCAGCTGGTCGGACGTGCGCCGCAAGGTGTCCGTCCTCGCCTCCGGCTACGCCGCCCTCGGCGTCGAGCGCGGCGAGCACGTGCTGCTGATGATGGGGAACCGCCCCGAGCACTGGCTCACCGACCTCGCGCTCGTCCACCTCGGCGCCGTCCCCGTCACCGTGTACGGGACCTCCGCGCCCGAGCAGGTGGCCCACATAGCCCGCCACAGCCGGGCCAGGCTCGCCGTGGTCGAGGGCGCCCGGGAACTGGCCCGGTGGGAGCCGCTGCTGGCCGACCCCGGGGTCCCGCTGGAGCGGCTGGTCGTGGCCGAGGCCTCGGAAGCGGGCCCGCACCGGACCTACGGCTCCCTGCACGCGAGCGGGGCCCGCCTCCACCGGCCCGACGCCTTCGAGAAGGCCTGGCGGGAGACGCGCCCCGAGGACCCGCTGACCGTCGTCTACACCTCGGGCACCACCGGCGACCCCAAGGCCGTCCGCCTCACCCACCGCAACATCATGCTCCAGGCCGTCCGGCTCGACCGGCACATCGAGCTGCCCGAGCACGTCGAGCACATCTGCTACCTCCCCTTCGCGCACATCGCCGAACGGATCCTCGGCATCTACCTGCCGCTGCTGCGGGCCGCCCACGTCCGCCTGTGCGCCGACCCGGCCGCCGTCTCGGTGGCCGTGCGCGAGCTGCACCCGGTGCAGTTCTTCGGCGTCCCCCGGGTGTGGGAGAAGCTGGCCGCCTCCGTACGGGCGGTGCTCGGGCGCCTCCCCGAGGAGCAGCGGCTCGCCATCGAAGCCGCGAACGACCTGGCGCGGGCCCGCGCCGGCCACCGCGAGCGCGGGCAGGAGGTCCCGGCGGCGCTCGAAGCCTCGTACGCCTCCGCGAAGGAGCGGGTGCTGGACCCGCTGCTCATCCTGGCCGGACTGGACCGGCTCGTCTGGACGGCGAGCGCCACCGCGCCGATGCCGATCGACGTGGTCCGCTTCTGGGCGGGCTGGGGGATCACCATCATGGACGCCTGGGGGCTCACGGAGACCGGGGGCGTGTGCACGGTCAACAGCCCGGACGGCTTCCGGCTGGGCTCGGTGGGCCGCCCGATCGAAGGGCTGGAGCTGAGGCTCGCCGACGACGGCGAGATCTTCACGCGCGGGGAGACGGTCTTCGGCGGCTACATGCTCCCGGACGGGACGGTGGAGAGCGCCTCCGACGGGGAGGGCTGGTTCCCGACCGGGGACGTCGGCCGGCTCGACGAGGACGGGTTCCTCTGGCTGACCGACCGCAAGAAGGAGCTGATCATCACCTCGAACGGCAAGAACGTCTCACCGGCCCTGGTGGAGAACACCGTCAAGGAGCACCCGCTGATCGGGCAGGCGCTGGTGCACGGCGACGGCCGCTCCTACCTCGTCGCCCTCCTCGTCCTGGACCCGGAGCTGGCCCCGGCGTGGGCGGCGGCCCGCGGCATCGAGGCGGCCGGGCCCGCCGGCCTCGCCGACCTCGCCGCGCACCCGGCCGTGCGGGAGGAGGTCGCCCGCGCCGTCGAGGCCGCCAACGCGCGGCTCAACCGCACCGAGCAGATCAAGCGCTACCGGCTGCTGACCGAGGAGTGGGGCCCGGAGTCGGGGGAGCTGACCCCCTCGCTGAAGCTGCGCCGGCGCGTGGTCCGGGAGAAGTACGGGGCCCTGATCGACGGGCTGTACGACGAGCCGGGCGACGGTACGGAGTAA
- a CDS encoding TniQ family protein, which produces MQRPPAEPMPRSLIPLPGESMAGFILRLSHRLHVAPSNVTWRTGLTPYRVTGGMSPVRHLLMMEPPGASAFAHATRMPTATVERLTLLPYLGRYPPVAEALTRQPNDPPRARNVFPSWLLVGSTRYCPACLKGDGSVIQERHGGAWRLLWHLPVVFACLEHQVLLQDTCPACQHAAQSRHPEGRLKLVPSPSTAGLHPLQCRNSSISTSAGRAFCGHRLDDGSGLNQIRLSPELDGLQRTILDWLSPSATPQTAFHRFADLQVMASIVNATWPHTADATHLPHVLTAALDEQHAAQQQAAESVGGKPPHRGSRHPSLWSTEPRSSAATAALLTIAHTHLRQPVHQLRETLTSLLEHAPETPDRRWGATWVTLQRDASPLIRHEIDNAFRRRFPAQHPPGSSDQADRTACVIPVRARGYQAENIPQHLPDEWFTLLSQASRPKFLPRSPQTNGLRRAVAVQLVQAVTGMRMDEAARFLGIPTNWLGPFPAPLHPLRLIFQKKPYDLAGALEQLAEHIAALPQQVDYRQRRESFQPWNLSTATWNKICRTVPTTRIVRSDDQFRECSSAFVWSLLTGSEWKLAPCFLPPHSPEGRTFTQQDSKIIQRLSCPPDRTWKAVADLLRQAAHRNLASWERRHQQRRSVSS; this is translated from the coding sequence ATGCAGCGACCGCCCGCCGAACCCATGCCCCGCAGCCTGATCCCACTGCCGGGAGAGAGCATGGCCGGGTTCATCCTGCGGCTGTCCCATCGACTGCACGTCGCGCCCAGCAACGTCACGTGGCGCACGGGCCTGACCCCCTACCGCGTCACAGGCGGAATGTCGCCCGTCCGCCACCTGCTCATGATGGAGCCCCCTGGGGCGTCCGCGTTCGCGCACGCGACCCGCATGCCTACCGCGACCGTCGAACGGCTCACACTCCTGCCCTATCTCGGCCGCTATCCCCCCGTCGCCGAAGCCCTCACACGACAACCGAACGACCCGCCCCGCGCCCGGAACGTCTTCCCTTCCTGGCTCCTCGTCGGTTCCACTCGCTACTGCCCGGCCTGCCTCAAGGGCGACGGATCAGTGATCCAGGAACGACACGGAGGTGCCTGGCGATTGCTCTGGCACTTGCCCGTCGTCTTCGCATGCCTGGAACACCAGGTCCTGCTCCAAGACACATGCCCTGCCTGCCAGCATGCTGCCCAGAGCCGGCACCCCGAGGGCCGTCTCAAACTCGTTCCGTCTCCATCGACAGCAGGCCTCCACCCACTTCAATGCCGCAACAGCAGCATCAGCACAAGCGCCGGGAGAGCATTCTGTGGTCACCGGCTCGACGACGGCAGCGGCCTCAACCAGATCCGCCTCAGCCCTGAACTGGACGGCTTGCAGCGCACGATCCTCGACTGGCTCAGCCCGTCCGCGACTCCCCAGACCGCCTTCCATAGGTTCGCGGACCTGCAGGTCATGGCCTCGATCGTCAACGCGACCTGGCCACACACTGCAGACGCGACCCACCTTCCCCACGTGCTGACGGCAGCCCTTGACGAGCAGCACGCCGCCCAGCAGCAGGCAGCCGAATCCGTTGGCGGCAAACCACCCCACCGAGGGAGCCGCCACCCCAGCCTCTGGAGCACCGAACCGAGATCCTCAGCGGCCACGGCCGCGTTGCTCACCATCGCTCACACCCACCTCCGGCAACCCGTCCACCAACTGCGAGAGACCCTGACCTCCCTGCTTGAGCACGCACCGGAGACCCCCGATCGCCGCTGGGGCGCAACATGGGTCACCCTGCAACGCGACGCTTCCCCCTTGATCCGGCACGAGATCGACAACGCCTTCAGACGGCGCTTCCCCGCGCAACATCCTCCCGGCTCGTCCGATCAAGCCGATCGGACCGCTTGCGTCATCCCCGTCCGCGCACGTGGCTACCAGGCCGAGAACATCCCTCAGCACCTCCCTGACGAGTGGTTCACCCTCCTCAGCCAGGCCTCCCGTCCGAAGTTCCTGCCACGATCACCGCAGACCAATGGGCTGCGAAGAGCAGTCGCGGTTCAACTCGTCCAAGCTGTCACCGGCATGCGCATGGACGAAGCCGCCCGGTTCCTCGGCATCCCCACCAACTGGCTCGGCCCGTTCCCCGCCCCGCTACATCCCCTCCGTTTGATCTTCCAGAAGAAGCCCTACGACCTGGCCGGCGCCCTTGAACAGCTCGCCGAACACATCGCCGCTCTGCCTCAGCAGGTCGACTACAGGCAGCGCCGCGAGTCCTTCCAGCCCTGGAACCTCTCCACCGCTACCTGGAACAAGATCTGCCGCACCGTCCCCACCACGAGGATCGTTCGGTCAGACGACCAGTTCCGCGAGTGCTCCTCCGCGTTCGTCTGGTCACTCCTCACGGGCAGTGAATGGAAACTCGCCCCATGCTTCCTGCCGCCTCACTCGCCCGAGGGTCGGACGTTCACGCAACAGGACTCCAAGATCATCCAACGCCTCTCCTGCCCACCCGATCGCACCTGGAAGGCGGTGGCTGACCTCCTACGGCAGGCAGCCCACAGAAACCTCGCCTCGTGGGAGAGACGGCACCAGCAGCGACGCTCCGTGAGCAGCTAA
- a CDS encoding TniB family NTP-binding protein, giving the protein MRLDDLPAGRLDGLPSRRQIAAMILGPESHRHSFTGWQHYRTTRDQFIPPPRLTIRQYQMLPTERRSDYDIYRRLTNVNLPVQETPMLEGVTRLIDRRLQGNTLRRNSPTMPGVMVSGWGNHGKTATVCSVAAAFEDQWLDFHHHLNPESVPGTSDLHAPVVYVQTPVTATPKSLCESILNFFGPERWKFTLPQLIQLVADCLRDHGVKVLIIDDINRLRMHRADDQDVLDLIRALMSFNVTLILTGVNIPGTGLLREAHFSRRDRQWVLPPLETTRVHGLEVTQIERRFELVELDHFSYSTPSQIQAFVKHLRGAEAHLRLLKAKKGMLTNGSMPEYLMNRTGGVIGLLGRLLEEGAQEAMATGKENITENLLDEIIIGRDIPAEEAGPAPTAVPAEPDDGKKVTRKTRRARNTVFDDRGPRVDPEAPAEAAS; this is encoded by the coding sequence GTGAGGCTCGACGACCTCCCGGCAGGGCGGCTGGACGGCCTGCCCTCCCGCCGCCAGATCGCCGCCATGATCCTTGGCCCCGAGTCGCACCGGCACTCCTTCACCGGCTGGCAGCATTACCGCACCACCCGCGACCAGTTCATCCCGCCGCCTCGGCTCACCATCAGGCAGTACCAGATGCTGCCGACCGAAAGACGCTCGGACTACGACATCTACCGGCGTCTGACCAACGTGAACCTGCCGGTCCAGGAAACGCCGATGCTCGAAGGCGTGACGCGGCTGATCGACCGGCGCCTGCAGGGCAACACGCTGCGACGCAACAGCCCCACGATGCCGGGCGTGATGGTCAGCGGCTGGGGCAATCACGGCAAGACCGCCACGGTCTGCTCGGTTGCCGCGGCATTCGAGGATCAGTGGCTGGATTTCCACCACCACCTCAACCCGGAATCCGTCCCGGGCACGTCGGACCTGCACGCACCGGTCGTTTATGTCCAAACGCCTGTCACCGCCACCCCGAAGAGTCTCTGCGAGTCGATCCTGAACTTCTTCGGGCCCGAACGCTGGAAATTCACGCTCCCTCAACTGATCCAACTGGTCGCCGACTGCCTGCGAGACCACGGGGTCAAGGTTCTGATCATCGACGACATCAACCGACTGCGGATGCACCGCGCCGACGATCAGGACGTTCTCGACCTCATCCGGGCCCTGATGAGCTTCAACGTCACGCTCATCCTCACCGGAGTCAACATCCCTGGCACCGGCCTGCTGCGGGAAGCCCACTTCAGCCGCCGCGACCGCCAATGGGTGCTGCCACCGCTGGAGACCACACGCGTCCACGGCCTCGAAGTCACCCAGATCGAGCGGCGCTTCGAACTCGTGGAACTCGACCACTTCTCCTACTCGACGCCCTCCCAGATCCAGGCGTTCGTGAAGCACCTGCGAGGAGCCGAGGCCCACCTGCGGCTCTTGAAGGCGAAGAAGGGCATGCTCACAAACGGCTCGATGCCCGAATACCTGATGAACCGCACCGGAGGGGTCATCGGTCTACTCGGCCGGCTTCTTGAGGAGGGCGCTCAGGAAGCCATGGCCACCGGCAAAGAGAACATCACCGAGAACCTGCTCGACGAGATCATCATCGGCCGGGATATCCCCGCTGAGGAGGCCGGGCCGGCACCAACAGCTGTCCCTGCCGAGCCGGACGACGGCAAGAAGGTCACCAGGAAGACACGCAGGGCACGCAATACCGTCTTCGACGACCGCGGGCCACGAGTCGACCCCGAAGCTCCTGCCGAAGCAGCGAGTTGA
- a CDS encoding transposase, with the protein MEIGSVLQLNGVEWTVTAAEPQFSRFVLTDGEGREETRSIRWLIHHPDAKAAANRPTTFVPVGRQARSLDDLTEGQRKRARIRAEHVLEAETGFRDGRADRARPGEPRPAYDPERTLLSERRRAKASELKALPRQEAEMLGLRFMSERTLERLSARSGDSLLLACADGRWTRRSGGHPSVTEEVRKAIFAVKRECRNRSSITMAARHRLMHQYIRETFPSFPVKDIPSRITLMRVWREWFGSGGARARYARSAEDAEDADVGRRLIVHRPGQVIALDSTPLPVKLRESVFGEAVSATLTLGLDLYTHSAPAFRLTLESDTSVDVAMLLRDVMLPLPMREGWGQDMEWPYPGVPSEVIAEFAGHDVAALPFFAPETVTTDHGSVYKNHDLVEAERSLGCNILPARAFRASDKFAVERAFSAFKTMLFEHLLGFTGTDVADRGADPEADAVMTRSQMEHVIATWIVKVWQNHRLGEYAPSWGPEEDHSPNSLFAAAMHQGGWSMQIPGPELYYKVLPKHHVQVHPRRGVKILGLWYYADLLQESRFLRPSGRGGRHADKWVVSSDRRDRRRVFLQDPDDHESWHVLRWTGLPPEGEVPAFSDKTAAEVLATARQRRLAPRSDADLLSLLLEILGEAAPVDQWPTQRDEKQEKGKAAKKKSQKRARIARSREISRAETAAADRIAGRPAEPQDWQEQARTVGQAVTADRRRRREAAVTADTSVPRLLNESLKSRHLFLMPSVLAGDEDVDEDTADTEENV; encoded by the coding sequence ATGGAAATCGGCAGCGTGCTGCAGTTGAACGGCGTCGAGTGGACGGTGACAGCAGCGGAGCCTCAGTTCAGCCGGTTCGTCCTGACGGATGGTGAGGGCCGGGAGGAGACGAGGTCGATCCGCTGGCTGATCCACCACCCGGATGCGAAGGCCGCGGCGAACCGGCCGACGACGTTCGTCCCCGTCGGCCGGCAGGCGAGGTCGCTGGACGACCTGACCGAAGGACAGCGCAAGCGGGCCCGGATCAGGGCTGAGCACGTGCTGGAGGCGGAGACCGGCTTCCGGGACGGCCGGGCCGACCGGGCCCGGCCCGGTGAACCACGGCCTGCCTACGATCCCGAGCGGACGTTGCTGAGCGAGCGCCGGCGAGCGAAGGCGTCCGAGCTGAAGGCCCTGCCGCGCCAGGAGGCCGAGATGCTGGGGCTTCGGTTCATGAGCGAGCGAACGCTGGAACGGCTGTCCGCGAGATCCGGGGACAGCCTGCTGCTGGCCTGCGCAGACGGCCGCTGGACCCGCCGCAGCGGGGGCCATCCCAGTGTCACTGAGGAAGTCCGCAAAGCGATCTTCGCGGTGAAGCGGGAGTGCAGAAACCGGTCCTCGATCACCATGGCCGCCCGGCATCGCCTTATGCACCAGTACATCCGGGAGACCTTCCCGTCCTTTCCTGTCAAGGACATCCCGTCGCGGATCACCTTGATGCGAGTCTGGCGGGAATGGTTCGGAAGCGGCGGGGCTCGGGCCCGTTACGCCCGTTCGGCTGAGGACGCCGAGGACGCGGACGTCGGACGGCGACTGATCGTCCACCGCCCGGGGCAGGTGATCGCTCTGGACTCCACGCCGCTGCCGGTCAAGTTGCGGGAGAGCGTGTTCGGCGAGGCGGTGTCGGCGACCCTGACGCTGGGGCTCGATCTCTACACACACTCTGCCCCGGCTTTCAGACTGACGCTGGAGTCCGATACGTCGGTCGATGTCGCGATGCTGCTCAGAGACGTGATGCTGCCCCTGCCGATGCGCGAGGGCTGGGGCCAGGACATGGAATGGCCCTATCCAGGGGTGCCATCCGAGGTGATCGCGGAGTTCGCCGGACACGACGTCGCCGCCCTTCCCTTCTTCGCACCCGAGACGGTGACCACCGACCACGGAAGCGTCTACAAGAACCACGACCTGGTGGAGGCGGAACGGAGCCTGGGCTGCAACATCCTTCCGGCCCGAGCCTTCCGGGCCAGCGACAAGTTCGCCGTCGAGCGCGCCTTCTCCGCGTTCAAGACCATGCTGTTCGAGCATCTGCTGGGCTTCACCGGCACGGACGTCGCTGACCGCGGCGCCGACCCGGAGGCTGACGCGGTGATGACCCGCTCGCAGATGGAACACGTCATCGCGACCTGGATCGTGAAGGTCTGGCAGAACCACCGGCTCGGTGAATACGCGCCGTCCTGGGGGCCGGAAGAGGACCACAGCCCCAACTCACTGTTCGCCGCGGCCATGCACCAGGGCGGCTGGTCGATGCAGATTCCCGGCCCTGAGCTCTACTACAAGGTCTTGCCCAAGCACCACGTCCAAGTTCACCCCCGCCGCGGAGTGAAGATCCTCGGGCTCTGGTATTACGCAGACCTTCTGCAGGAGTCCCGATTCCTGCGGCCCTCGGGCCGGGGCGGCAGACACGCCGACAAGTGGGTCGTCAGCAGCGACCGCCGGGACCGGCGCCGGGTCTTCCTCCAGGACCCGGACGATCACGAATCCTGGCATGTGCTGCGATGGACCGGGCTTCCCCCGGAAGGCGAAGTCCCGGCCTTCTCCGACAAGACCGCAGCCGAAGTGCTGGCCACCGCACGTCAGCGCCGACTCGCTCCTCGCTCGGACGCCGACCTTCTGTCGCTGCTGCTGGAGATCCTCGGCGAGGCGGCACCCGTCGATCAGTGGCCGACCCAGCGAGACGAAAAGCAGGAGAAGGGGAAAGCGGCGAAGAAGAAATCGCAGAAGCGAGCCCGAATCGCCCGCTCGCGCGAGATCTCCCGCGCCGAGACGGCCGCCGCCGACCGGATCGCGGGCCGGCCTGCCGAGCCGCAGGACTGGCAGGAACAGGCCCGCACGGTCGGTCAGGCCGTGACCGCCGACCGGCGCCGCCGCCGCGAGGCTGCCGTGACCGCCGACACGTCCGTGCCCCGGCTCCTGAACGAATCTCTCAAAAGCCGCCACCTGTTCCTGATGCCGTCCGTTCTGGCGGGCGACGAAGACGTGGATGAGGACACGGCCGACACCGAGGAGAATGTGTGA
- a CDS encoding TnsA-like heteromeric transposase endonuclease subunit — protein MTWPVRDMASVPVLSSRVIRGFTWRAGQGHRPGLQFMVSTGRLHGFESLEEQQLLLELDYFGVAEVLPQPFRLDFDSSEGKRWHVPDFLAVMPDGGLWLFDVRPEGLIEDDDAMKFAATAQSASACGWRYSVAVGWRPHVHSVLDHLSSQRRPLVDQLGLQRELEDAVARGVDRFGDLVEGTCLPAVARAHATHLLWWRRLGVDLGSPLGDGSLIWRGRASAGGS, from the coding sequence GTGACCTGGCCTGTTCGTGACATGGCCTCGGTGCCGGTGCTGTCGTCCAGGGTGATCCGGGGGTTTACGTGGCGAGCTGGCCAGGGGCACCGGCCAGGTCTGCAGTTCATGGTGTCGACGGGTCGGCTTCACGGGTTCGAGTCGCTGGAAGAGCAACAGCTTCTGCTGGAGCTGGACTACTTCGGGGTCGCTGAAGTCCTGCCGCAGCCGTTCCGCCTCGACTTTGACAGCAGCGAAGGCAAGAGGTGGCACGTCCCGGACTTTCTTGCGGTAATGCCCGACGGAGGGCTGTGGCTGTTCGACGTCCGCCCCGAGGGCTTGATCGAGGATGACGACGCGATGAAGTTCGCGGCAACGGCACAGTCAGCATCGGCCTGCGGCTGGCGATATTCGGTCGCAGTTGGCTGGCGGCCTCACGTCCACAGCGTGCTCGACCACCTGTCGTCGCAGCGTCGGCCGCTGGTCGATCAGCTGGGCCTCCAGCGGGAGCTTGAGGACGCTGTTGCACGCGGGGTGGACAGGTTCGGCGACCTGGTGGAGGGAACATGCCTTCCGGCCGTCGCTCGTGCTCACGCTACTCATCTGCTGTGGTGGCGGAGGCTCGGTGTTGATCTGGGCAGTCCGCTGGGGGATGGCTCGCTGATCTGGCGGGGCCGCGCATCGGCCGGGGGGTCGTGA
- a CDS encoding class I SAM-dependent methyltransferase: MLEHQGETRTAYDGVVELYASMFANRLETQPFARNMIGTFAELVRGTGNLRTADVGCGPGHLTAMLHDLGLDAFGLDLSPAMVDHARRAHPALRFDEARMEALPVEDGALGGVLAHYSMIHTPPGELPALLAEQVRVLAPGGLLLVSFFGTEGPEPVRFDHKVTPAYSWPAERFAELLAGAGLVTVARLLHDPASERGFLDAHLLARRP; the protein is encoded by the coding sequence GTGTTGGAACACCAGGGCGAGACCAGGACGGCCTACGACGGGGTTGTCGAGCTGTATGCGTCGATGTTCGCTAATCGGTTGGAGACGCAGCCGTTCGCGCGGAACATGATCGGCACCTTCGCCGAGCTCGTGCGTGGGACGGGGAACCTGCGGACAGCCGACGTCGGGTGCGGGCCCGGACATCTGACGGCCATGCTGCACGACTTGGGGCTGGACGCCTTCGGGCTCGACCTCTCCCCGGCCATGGTCGACCACGCCCGGCGGGCCCATCCGGCGCTGCGGTTCGACGAAGCGCGAATGGAGGCCCTGCCGGTCGAGGACGGCGCGCTCGGCGGAGTGCTGGCTCACTACTCGATGATCCATACCCCGCCTGGGGAACTGCCCGCACTGCTCGCCGAGCAGGTGCGTGTCCTGGCACCAGGGGGCCTGCTCCTGGTGTCGTTCTTCGGGACCGAAGGACCGGAGCCGGTCCGCTTCGATCACAAAGTGACGCCCGCCTATAGCTGGCCGGCCGAGCGGTTTGCCGAGTTGCTGGCCGGGGCCGGGCTCGTCACGGTTGCTCGGTTGCTCCACGACCCGGCCTCCGAGCGGGGCTTCCTCGACGCCCATTTGTTGGCCCGCCGCCCCTAG